One segment of Carya illinoinensis cultivar Pawnee chromosome 1, C.illinoinensisPawnee_v1, whole genome shotgun sequence DNA contains the following:
- the LOC122290066 gene encoding uncharacterized protein LOC122290066, translating to MPVSGNEETGVKPISRQASDYIAGVPIKKRRFPLPCLSPPPSKEPIPFAAENDSLKEQSDLMQMEQSDLMQEEQSDSLKKKQSDSLQKEQSSPSWGSTISTASAATCYSGISDAHKKPVSEEPKGNSDHINVTLFPNYSRVKLEEPCLRIHSGSVGNIDCKDKLVATKNSELPITLAKAKLKVAPNEALVLPMGKETCSNEKSEGRCKAEIPAIPGNIELTLGLKEHLFPALAGQKGDGTGQKKDSLEPDSLNLSLSNANSSLQWKKDDIELNNGVQLCANRANWDLNVLMDAWQCSASDAAADQVSVDDFNPTDRTHDIKPFICSTGMIGTGSSSGMIGTASSSEHNSVSENRANFDLSSKLSGQQNEIIDSLHLGLSPTSFQSQVSQEPSCLSAKEDFGRVFPNISLPRLKASTSNLDRVNHRTVKSEPFDESIKLDNIGTKGYSMGLLNSRTLKHELVDCNLAKSSNISALKLGGPESIKTEPVHEDRQALNKIEGTSRVDKQVLQGFSNHSIAMPSSGTAPMSCTAVEPSCSTELTIAGDVANNFEHSRCTEGNGEVVPQEACESTQLVASETVDTDVGHNGKESNTSVMIDNVRAEDGISDEPEQCRLQCMNDHLPDMPVGEDSVSDEEKIEISADMLEDSYSSDYESDGNHPLARAMDTKQDGEEDDYEDGEVREPLMDNAVEEPICEKEAEHVDHGDSDNRKMDIIGQDGDYHATPSHVEVKDFKTEDPDETNNKDNNNNDDRVEGVSSSSADKLTCSQESPTVEKLSGAGMKRPINDIQGKPCDQLGSKDCLKEQEIESSSEQTSRGNQEAVATVDENVKKILMLEKNDTALQKMEASTDGDDVANDVNNGGIRSRIINLSRASHGLSPGKTRPISARSLPSRAGREIPDVVLEGENLHPQGRDECYMDGSHRFSRERHQDNSPRNSRLNFMRGRGRIPSRLDTLHGDWDSDHGFNSGFYNGTTEFRVPRHKYASAVPDSDLEYNSYNIAPEGSFFGTGRGRRKHLNDDFFRRIPPRRQSSGGRDIPAARGGGQMIRRVTRNVSPGRCVDEDGSEVVGPRHSEKFVRVFTDDTMEPMFTRPQPAYEGVSGHFARGTRNFSSVQRRGLPRMHSKSPIRSRSRSPVQWSSPRRRSQDGFGGPPELIHRRSPPIYRMERMRSPDLPCFTGDLMVRRHGSPPYLPRSSNDLRDMDSGRDNGHPRSVIPNRSQSGRILLRNRQFDAINPREKTGSDEYCGGPMNTGRLHELSGDVNGDDRRRFGGRRGPVRSFRPPYNDANGDGFHLNSEDGPRPFRFYPEDDSEFHQRGNMRDRGFDRRIKNQPGNAHRRTRSIEEQEVNYRRGEQVWQDDGFDEISHVKRKRF from the exons ATGCCTGTATCAGGAAATGAAGAG ACTGGGGTGAAACCCATTTCCAGGCAAGCTAGTGATTACATCGCTGGTGTTCCTATAAAGAAGAGGAGGTTCCCATTGCCATGTCTATCTCCACCTCCATCTAAAGAACCGATTCCTTTCGCAGCAGAAAACGATTCATTAAAGGAGCAATCCGATTTGATGCAGATGGAGCAATCCGATTTGATGCAGGAGGAGCAATCTGAttcactaaaaaagaaacaatctGATTCGCTACAAAAGGAACAATCTAGCCCATCTTGGGGGTCCACTATATCAACTGCTAGTGCTGCAACATGTTATTCTGGTATATCTGATGCAcacaagaaacctgtatctgaGGAGCCCAAAGGaaattctgatcatattaatgtTACTCTGTTCCCTAACTACTCTAGAGTCAAACTCGAAGAACCATGCCTAAGAATTCACTCTGGTTCTGTGGGTAACATCGATTGCAAAGATAAGCTTGTTGCAACCAAGAACTCTGAATTGCCAATAACATTGGCAAAAGCGAAGTTGAAGGTAGCACCAAATGAAGCTCTTGTGCTTCCTATGGGCAAAGAGACATGTAGCAATGAAAAATCTGAAGGCAGGTGTAAAGCAGAAATTCCTGCTATTCCAGGGAATATTGAACTGACATTAGGATTAAAGGAACATCTTTTTCCAGCATTGGCAGGTCAAAAAGGTGATGGAACGGGCCAGAAAAAAGATAGTTTAGAACCCGATTCTCTGAATTTATCTTTGAGCAACGCAAATAGCAGTCTCCAGTGGAAAAAGGATGATATTGAGTTGAATAATGGTGTACAGCTGTGTGCTAATAGGGCAAACTGGGATCTGAATGTTTTGATGGATGCATGGCAATGTTCTGCCAGTGATGCAGCTGCAGATCAGGTATCTGTTGATGACTTCAATCCAACTGATCGTACTCATGATATAAAACCTTTCATATGCTCAACTGGGATGATTGGCACTGGTTCATCTTCTGGGATGATTGGCACTGCTTCATCTTCTGAACACAATAGCGTGAGTGAGAACAGAGCTAATTTTGACTTATCATCCAAACTGTCTGGCcaacaaaatgaaattattgACTCGCTTCATTTAGGCCTTAGTCCAACTTCTTTTCAGTCACAGGTGAGCCAGGAACCTTCCTGCTTATCTGCCAAAGAAGATTTTGGCAGGGTTTTTCCCAATATAAGCTTGCCTAGATTGAAGGCATCAACTAGCAATTTGGACAGAGTTAATCATAGGACCGTGAAATCAGAACCATTTGATGAGAGCATCAAGTTAGATAATATTGGAACTAAAGGTTATAGTATGGGACTATTAAACAGTAGAACACTAAAGCATGAATTAGTTGACTGCAATCTTGCCAAGTCTTCAAATATTAGCGCCTTGAAATTAGGTGGTCCTGAATCCATTAAAACAGAACCAGTACATGAGGATAGACAAGCACTCAATAAAATAGAGGGGACATCGCGGGTAGACAAACAAGTGCTACAGGGTTTTAGTAATCATTCTATTGCCATGCCATCATCCGGAACTGCACCAATGTCCTGCACTGCAGTTGAGCCTTCTTGTTCTACAGAGTTGACTATAGCCGGTGATGTAGCAAACAACTTTGAACATTCTAGGTGCACTGAAGGTAATGGGGAGGTGGTGCCTCAAGAAGCTTGTGAAAGCACTCAGCTGGTTGCTTCAGAAACAGTTGATACAGATGTGGGTCATAATGGTAAAGAATCAAATACTTCTGTGATGATTGATAATGTAAGAGCTGAAGATGGAATTAGTGATGAACCTGAGCAGTGCAGATTACAATGCATGAATGACCACCTCCCTGATATGCCGGTTGGTGAAGATTCAGTAAGTGATGAGGAGAAGATCGAAATATCAGCTGATATGTTAGAAGATTCTTATAGTTCTGATTATGAGTCGGATGGGAATCATCCTTTAGCTAGGGCTATGGATACGAAACAAGATGGTGAAGAAGACGACTATGAAGATGGTGAGGTCCGAGAACCTTTAATGGATAATGCAGTAGAGGAGCCTATATGTGAGAAAGAAGCTGAACATGTTGATCATGGTGACTCTGACAATAGAAAGATGGACATTATTGGACAAGATGGTGATTATCATGCTACTCCATCTCATGTTGAGGTAAAAGACTTTAAAACAGAAGATCCTGATGAAACAAACAACAAAGATAATAACAATAATGATGATAGAGTGGAGGGGGTGTCCAGCAGCAGTGCTGATAAACTTACATGCTCGCAAGAATCACCGACTGTTGAAAAGCTGAGTGGAGCTGGCATGAAGAGGCCAATTAATGACATTCAAGGAAAGCCATGTGATCAATTGGGTAGTAAAGATTGCTTGAAGGAACAGGAGATAGAATCATCGTCTGAACAAACTTCTAGAGGAAACCAAGAAGCTGTGGCCACTGTAGAtgagaatgttaaaaaaatcctCATGCTGGAAAAGAATGATACAGCTCTGCAAAAGATGGAAGCATCTACAGATGGTGATGATGTGGCTAACGACGTCAACAATGGCGGTATTAGGAGCCGTATTATAAATTTGTCTCGAGCTTCTCATGGGTTATCTCCTGGTAAAACAAGACCTATTTCTGCCAGATCATTGCCATCACGAGCTGGAAGGGAGATACCTGATGTAGTACTTGAGGGAGAAAACTTACATCCCCAAGGGAG agatgaaTGTTACATGGATGGCTCCCACAGATTTTCACGAGAGAGGCACCAAGATAACTCACCCAGAAATTCTAGGTTAAATTTTATGCGTGGAAGAGGGAGGATCCCTAGTCGGTTAGACACTTTACATGGTGACTGGGATTCTGACCATGGCTTCAATTCAGGATTTTATAATGGGACAACGGAGTTTCGTGTCCCCAGACATAAATATGCATCTGCTGTCCCTGACTCTGACCTTgaatataatagttataatatTGCACCAGAAGGTTCATTTTTTGGCACTGGTCGGGGAAGGAGGAAGCATTTAAATGATGACTTTTTTCGCCGTATTCCACCAAGAAGACAATCTTCAGGTGGGAGAGACATACCTGCTGCACGTGGTGGTGGTCAAATGATTCGCAGAGTTACTAGAAATGTGAGTCCAGGTAGATGTGTTGATGAAGATGGGTCGGAAGTGGTTGGACCTAGGCATAGTGAGAAGTTTGTAAGGGTTTTTACTGATGATACAATGGAACCAATGTTCACACGTCCTCAACCTGCCTATGAAGGAGTAAGTGGCCATTTTGCACGAGGTACTAGAAACTTTTCTTCTGTTCAGAGAAGGGGTCTTCCCCGAATGCATTCAAAATCTCCGATAAGATCCAGATCTCGTTCTCCTGTCCAGTGGTCGTCTCCAAGGAGAAGATCCCAAGATGGTTTTGGTGGACCTCCAGAATTGATTCATCGACGATCTCCTCCAATTTATAGGATGGAGAGGATGAGATCTCCAGATCTCCCTTGTTTCACTGGAGACCTTATGGTCAGAAGGCATGGCTCCCCACCGTATTTGCCACGATCATCTAATGATTTAAGGGATATGGATTCTGGACGGGACAATGGTCATCCAAGATCTGTAATTCCGAATAGGAGCCAATCTGGTCGGATTTTACTCAGAAACCGGCAATTTGATGCTATAAATCCCCGAGAAAAAACAGGCAGTGATGAGTATTGTGGGGGCCCAATGAATACCGGTCGGTTGCATGAGCTTAGTGGTGATGTGAATGGTGATGATAGAAGAAGGTTTGGTGGGAGACGTGGACCTGTCCGTTCATTTAGGCCTCCTTATAATGATGCTAATGGTGATGGTTTTCATCTTAATTCAGAGGATGGCCCCAGGCCTTTTAGGTTTTATCCAGAAGATGATTCAGAATTCCATCAAAGAGGCAATATGAGGGATCGGGGGTTTGACCGAAGGATTAAGAATCAGCCAGGAAATGCACATAGAAGAACAAGAAGCATTGAAGAGCAGGAAGTAAATTACAGGCGTGGGGAGCAGGTGTGGCAGGAtgatggatttgatgagatCTCTCATGTGAAGAGGaaaagattttga